The following coding sequences are from one Triplophysa dalaica isolate WHDGS20190420 chromosome 12, ASM1584641v1, whole genome shotgun sequence window:
- the LOC130432430 gene encoding protein rapunzel-like, translating into MNRVEEWVLENKGKIEKGVEIMGQSCEVLAATVGQLHPILEAVFVASAELLSNPDGKEAKYLTEQFEIINQKLEGIQDEIDKIALEMQRTSMNKQNFDSEAQMISQYEKFQDFVNAKSKFKEKKKEKFLSHYENTNADLNIDALYNAVLGENTSGDPMLYTVVSTEQRSRRAVEEFCARLKKLFVVGIISVMGHAALKDGAVGEAMVKKWQDRMEEVENRMKAAVDECIENFPQQAKLDVECQLVERQGSVNPEFTSFILDILAKKYDWVSWSVRVFKHGGLFFWNWLAGKKYQGKGGGGNFFDLLTTNEIRIVVSFSADPKPLNKSQLLEQIECQKMKGNMVSVAQTLCGSLPNTVVHAVSRYKNVEEKNNFQPECYYFGIHKKAYFCIHSE; encoded by the coding sequence ATGAATCGGGTGGAAGAATGGGTTCTGGAGAACAAGGGCAAGATCGAGAAAGGAGTGGAAATCATGGGGCAAAGTTGTGAGGTTTTAGCAGCCACCGTGGGACAATTACACCCCATCCTGGAGGCTGTGTTTGTTGCCTCAGCCGAGCTCCTCAGCAACCCAGATGGTAAAGAGGCCAAGTACCTCACCGAGCAGTTCGAAATAATCAACCAGAAACTCGAAGGCATCCAAGATGAAATCGACAAAATAGCTTTGGAGATGCAGCGGACATCCATGAACAAGCAAAACTTTGACAGCGAGGCGCAGATGATCAGCCAGTACGAGAAGTTTCAAGACTTTGTCAATGCTAAATCCAAGTTCAAGGAGAAAAAGAAGGAAAAGTTTCTGAGCCACTACGAGAACACGAATGCAGATCTGAACATTGATGCCTTGTATAACGCCGTACTCGGTGAGAATACGTCTGGAGATCCCATGCTGTACACGGTGGTGAGCACAGAGCAGCGGAGCAGAAGAGCGGTTGAGGAGTTCTGTGCCAGGCTAAAGAAGCTGTTTGTTGTGGGAATTATTTCAGTCATGGGTCACGCTGCCCTGAAGGATGGAGCGGTAGGCGAGGCCATGGTCAAGAAATGGCAGGATCGTATGGAAGAGGTTGAGAACCGCATGAAGGCCGCGGTGGACGAATGCATCGAAAATTTCCCCCAGCAGGCTAAGTTGGATGTGGAGTGCCAACTTGTGGAGCGGCAGGGCTCTGTCAACCCAGAGTTCACGTCATTTATACTGGATATCCTTGCCAAGAAATATGACTGGGTCTCTTGGTCTGTTCGGGTGTTCAAGCACGGCGGACTGTTCTTCTGGAATTGGCTCGCTGGCAAAAAGTACCAAGGAAAAGGTGGAGGTGGCAACTTTTTCGATCTTCTCACCACAAACGAAATCAGAATCGTAGTGTCTTTCAGTGCAGACCCGAAACCGCTCAACAAAAGCCAGCTACTAGAACAGATTGAGTGCCAGAAGATGAAGGGTAACATGGTGTCTGTTGCTCAGACTCTGTGCGGCTCTCTTCCCAACACTGTGGTTCATGCCGTCAGCCGCTATAAGAATGTCGAGGAGAAAAACAACTTCCAGCCAGAATGCTACTACTTTGGGATTCACAAGAAAGCCTATTTCTGCATTCATTCTGAATAG